GCATCCGGATTTGAAAATGCCGGCGCTCACCTCTTTCATCGCCGGCGGCGGCCCCATCGTGCCGGGCAAGCTTTATCCCTTTGTGTTCATCACCATCGCCTGCGGCGCGATTTCCGGCTTTCACGCGCTGATCGGCTCCGGTACGACCCCGAAAATGCTGGACCAGGAGTCGCACGCGCGCCCGATCGGCTATGGGGCGATGTTGATCGAAAGCCTGGTGGGCGTGACCGCGCTGATCGCCGCCAGCGCCCTGCATCCCGGCGATTACTTCGCGATCAATGTGCCGGTGGAAAAATTTGCCAGCCTGGGCATGAGCGTGGTGAATCTGCCCGAGCTTGAGCAGCAGGTGGGCGAGGCGGTGGCTGGCCGCACCGGCGGCGCCGTGTCACTGGCCGTGGGCATGGCGCAAATCTTCACCGCGCTGCCTGGAATGAAAAATCTGATGGCATACTGGTATCACTTTGCCATCATGTTCGAGGCGCTGTTCATTCTCACCACCATCGACACCGGCACGCGCGTGGCCCGCTTTCTGGTGCAGGAGTTTTTCGGCAAATTCTACAAACCCCTCGAACGCGCCGACTGGATGCCGGGCACGATCCTTTCCAGCGCGCTGGTCTGTGCCGCGTGGGCCTACTTCATCTTCACCGGCAGCATCAGTCAAATCTGGCCGATGTTTGGCGTGGCGAATCAACTGCTGGCGGCCATTGCCCTGGCCGTGGGCACCACCATGATCATCAACGCCGGCCGCGCGCGTTACGCCTGGGCCACCATCGTGCCGCTGGCCTTCGTCGGCGCGACGACGCTGGTGGCGGGCTGGCAAAGCATCACCGACAACTTTTGGCCACTGACCCGCACGCCGGCGCTGGCCTGGCAGGGCTATGTTGATTCGGCCTTGACCGCCATCATCATGCTGTGCGCCGTTGTGGTTTTCGCCAGTTCCCTGTGGCGCTGGTTGCGCGTTCTGCGCCGTCCCGGCACGGTGGCGCGGACACCGGCGTAGGCGCCGCGCTGCCGCCCTCGCTTCTGAGGTTGCTTCACGATCCCATTCCCGCTGCGTTGAAAGGTCTGCATGTCTTATCTGTTTCTCTTTCTCACCGGTTTTCTCATTTCGCGCGTGAGCGTGCGCTATCATCTGGTCGAGCGCTTTTTTGCCCGGCTGTTCAAGGCGCGCAGCGATTCTTTCAAACAATTCCTGCTGTATCTGCTGATCGCCTCCGCGGTGGTGTCGATGTTCACGCCCAATTTTATCGCCGCGCTCACCCTGCTGCCCATGCTCAACACGCTGGCGGAGAGTTTCGAGAAGCAGCACCACCCGCGGCTGGCGCGGCGGCTGACCACGATCATGGTCTGCGTGGTGATGTATGGCTGCAACATCGGTGGCATGGGCTCGTTGGTCGGCAGTCCGGCCAATGCGCTCATGCTCGGCGCACTGGAGCTGTTCAAAGTGGCCGGCCGCGAAAAGATCAACTTCCTTTCCTGGTTTGGGTGGAGCCTGCCGCTGGTCGGCATCATGATTGCCTTGGCGTGGGCACAGAGCGTGTATTTGTTCGTGCCGAAAGCGCAGCGCAATGAAGGCATTGATATCCCGGAGTTCCGCGTCCGGCCCGCGCACGCCGAGCGCATACGCTTCGCCTGGCTGGCCATTGCCACTTGGTTCGGATTTTGGGCGTTGCATTCGATCTTGCAGATCATGCTGCCCGTCTCCGGCTGGAGCTTCACCATCGCGAATTTCGAGCTTGGGTGGAACTTGTGGGACAAGCTCGCGGCGATTTTTGGTGTGGCGTTCCTCGTGCTGCTGTTCGCCCCGCTGTTTCGCAATCACAAACCGCAGCGCGAGCCGCTGTTGCGCCTGGCCGACATCTTCAATGAACTGCCGATCCGCGCCTTCGCCTTCGTTGCCGCCATCCTCGCGATCAGCGGCCTATTGATCTACCTCAAAGTGCCGGAATGGCTGGGCCAGCATCTGGTAAAACTCATTCCGCCGGATTTGCCGCCGTTCGCTTTGTATTTCTTCCTCTGCTTCATCACCACCATGGCGACCGAGGCGCTGAGCAACACCACGGTGGCCGTGGTGCTTTTTCCTTTGGTGTATAATTTGGCTTTGAGCTTGGGGCTGGAGCCGCTGGTCGCGCTCATGGCCATTGGTTTGGCTTCCACCAATGCCTTCATGTTGCCGCTCGGCACGCCGGTCAACGCGCTGCTGTATGGCGGCGTGAAAGATGTCTCGCTGCGGGTGATGGCGGCCGCCGGCTTGATGCTGAATCTCCTGAGCGCGTTTTGGCTGGCCGGCTTTCTGGAGTATGTGATCCCGTGGTATTACGGCTTGTGAACAACGGTGCGCGGCGGCCAGTGCAGCGTTGTGCTGTTGGCAGGCGGGCCAAAGGCCGGCAACTCGATGCAAGGGTAGCGGAAGCGGCATGAAACCCATTCCCATTGACTCGCCCGGGAGTGCCTGGGCCAGGCGGCTCTACCGGCCGGCGGTGTTCGCGCTGGCGGCGCTGGCCTATTGGCTGATTTCCTCCCTGCCGGTGCCGGAGAATTTGCAGCCGCAGGCATTGCAAGCCGTCGGCATCTTCGCAGTCTGCATTCTCTTCTACGTCACCAACGTCATTCCTTTGATGATCACCAGCCTGCTCGCGGTGATCTTGTTCCCGCTCGCCGGCGTGCTCGATTCCAAAACCACCTTCGCGCTGTTCGGCAATCAGGTGGTGTTTTTCATTCTCGGCGCGTTCATTCTGGCCTCGCCTTTCATGCGCAGCGGCTTGTCGCGCCGGATCGCGCTGGCAGTGCTGCAGCGGTTCGGCACGTCGCCGCGCCGCCTGCTGTTCGGTGTGCTCGCCTTTCCGGCGTTTCTGTCTTGTTGGATGTCGGAGCATGCCGTCGCCGCCATGATGTTTCCCATCGTGCTGGAAATCAGTGATTGCTTGAAACTGCCGCCGCAGACCAGCCGTTTCGGCAAGGCGCTTTTCTTGGCGATGGCGGCCGGTTGCATCATCGGCGGCATCACCACGTTTTTGGGCGGTGGCCGTGCGCCGCTGGCCATCGGCATCTTGAAAGAGTCCACCGGAATGACGGTGGATTTCCTGCCCTGGGCAATGGCCGCGCTGCCCACTACGGTGATGCTGTTGTTGACTTCCTACTATGTTTTGGTTCTATTCTACCCGCTGGATGTGCAGAGCGTCGAGCAAGTGCAGGAGATGCTGGCACACCGCCGCCAGGAGCTCGGCCCGGTGAAGACCCGCGAGCTGATGGTCGGCCTGCTGTTGCTGGCGACCATCCTGTGCTGGATGACGCTGGGCCGCGAATTCGGCCTCGCCAACATTGCCATTATCGCCGTGGTGCTGGCCTTCGTCTTCAAATTGACGGAATGGCGGGAGGTGGAGGAGGACGTCAACTGGGGCATCTTCCTGATGTATGGCGGCGCGATTTGTTTGGGCTATGCCATGGAAAAAACCGGCGGCGCCGCCTGGCTGGCCCAACACACGCTCGGCAATTTCGTGCATTCGCCGGTGATGTTGATCGGCGCAATTTCGCTGTTCTCGATCGTGCTCACCGAAGCCATCAGCAATTCCGCGG
The window above is part of the bacterium genome. Proteins encoded here:
- a CDS encoding carbon starvation protein A, coding for MNALPIILLALGMYAIAYRYYSAFIAAKILTLDDQRLTPAHRLSDGQNYVPTNKWVLFGHHFAAITGAGPLIGPVLAAQFGFLPGLLWLVIGVCLGGAVHDFIILASSVRHDGKSLAEMARTEIGSVTGIVTAIAILFIIIMALAGLGLAVVNALHDSAWGTFTIATTIPIALLMGLYMYRLRKGKIAEASAIGVVLLILAVVAGRYVSDSSLASFFALPKNEITLAIAVYGFIASILPVWMLLCPRDYLSSYMKIGTIAFLVIGIFVVHPDLKMPALTSFIAGGGPIVPGKLYPFVFITIACGAISGFHALIGSGTTPKMLDQESHARPIGYGAMLIESLVGVTALIAASALHPGDYFAINVPVEKFASLGMSVVNLPELEQQVGEAVAGRTGGAVSLAVGMAQIFTALPGMKNLMAYWYHFAIMFEALFILTTIDTGTRVARFLVQEFFGKFYKPLERADWMPGTILSSALVCAAWAYFIFTGSISQIWPMFGVANQLLAAIALAVGTTMIINAGRARYAWATIVPLAFVGATTLVAGWQSITDNFWPLTRTPALAWQGYVDSALTAIIMLCAVVVFASSLWRWLRVLRRPGTVARTPA
- a CDS encoding anion permease, with protein sequence MSYLFLFLTGFLISRVSVRYHLVERFFARLFKARSDSFKQFLLYLLIASAVVSMFTPNFIAALTLLPMLNTLAESFEKQHHPRLARRLTTIMVCVVMYGCNIGGMGSLVGSPANALMLGALELFKVAGREKINFLSWFGWSLPLVGIMIALAWAQSVYLFVPKAQRNEGIDIPEFRVRPAHAERIRFAWLAIATWFGFWALHSILQIMLPVSGWSFTIANFELGWNLWDKLAAIFGVAFLVLLFAPLFRNHKPQREPLLRLADIFNELPIRAFAFVAAILAISGLLIYLKVPEWLGQHLVKLIPPDLPPFALYFFLCFITTMATEALSNTTVAVVLFPLVYNLALSLGLEPLVALMAIGLASTNAFMLPLGTPVNALLYGGVKDVSLRVMAAAGLMLNLLSAFWLAGFLEYVIPWYYGL
- a CDS encoding DASS family sodium-coupled anion symporter, which codes for MKPIPIDSPGSAWARRLYRPAVFALAALAYWLISSLPVPENLQPQALQAVGIFAVCILFYVTNVIPLMITSLLAVILFPLAGVLDSKTTFALFGNQVVFFILGAFILASPFMRSGLSRRIALAVLQRFGTSPRRLLFGVLAFPAFLSCWMSEHAVAAMMFPIVLEISDCLKLPPQTSRFGKALFLAMAAGCIIGGITTFLGGGRAPLAIGILKESTGMTVDFLPWAMAALPTTVMLLLTSYYVLVLFYPLDVQSVEQVQEMLAHRRQELGPVKTRELMVGLLLLATILCWMTLGREFGLANIAIIAVVLAFVFKLTEWREVEEDVNWGIFLMYGGAICLGYAMEKTGGAAWLAQHTLGNFVHSPVMLIGAISLFSIVLTEAISNSAVVALFMPVAMSMGRDLGIDPRVMTMVVAIPSGLAFMLPMGTPATAIAFSSGFLSMRDTFRTGLVLNLAGWIVFNLSIYLVWPVLGFRVL